A genome region from Yoonia vestfoldensis includes the following:
- a CDS encoding acetylornithine deacetylase/succinyl-diaminopimelate desuccinylase family protein, with translation MKDQAPLMQAITDRRDVLIALTQDLIRIPTLNPPGAFYRDICDYLDQRLRKSGFATQLIRAHGTPGDSDKYPRWNIVARRDGTRAGDCVHFNSHIDVVEVGQGWTQDPFGGALIDGKIYGRGACDMKGGLAASIIAAEAFLATHADFAGAIEISGTADEESGGYGGVAYLAEQGFFDPARVQHVIIPEPLHKDRVCLGHRGGWWAEIETHGEIAHGSMPFLGDCAVRHMGAVLAAFETTLYPAMAARRTDMPVVPDGARSSTMNINSIHGGQPEFAAGDTSLPAHCVPDSCRIMIDRRFLAEESIDQVRGEVTALLEELKMQRDKFSYDLREINMVLPSMTDRDAPVVQVIADEIEKVLGRPAEFVASPGTYDQKHIDRIGKLKNCIAYGPGLLELAHKPDEYIGVDDMIDSAQVMAGGLAIITGVT, from the coding sequence ATGAAAGACCAAGCCCCCCTGATGCAAGCCATCACCGACCGGCGCGATGTTCTGATCGCGCTGACCCAAGACCTGATCCGTATCCCCACGCTCAACCCGCCCGGCGCGTTTTACCGTGACATCTGCGATTATCTGGACCAGCGGCTGCGCAAATCGGGCTTTGCCACGCAATTGATCCGCGCGCATGGCACGCCCGGCGACAGCGACAAATACCCCCGCTGGAACATCGTCGCGCGGCGCGACGGCACAAGGGCGGGTGATTGCGTGCATTTCAACAGCCATATCGACGTGGTCGAGGTCGGGCAGGGCTGGACCCAAGACCCGTTCGGCGGCGCGCTAATCGACGGCAAGATCTATGGCCGCGGTGCCTGCGACATGAAAGGCGGGCTGGCCGCGTCGATCATCGCCGCCGAGGCCTTTCTTGCCACCCATGCCGATTTCGCCGGTGCGATCGAGATTTCCGGCACCGCAGACGAGGAATCGGGCGGTTACGGCGGTGTCGCCTATCTGGCCGAACAGGGGTTTTTCGATCCCGCCCGCGTCCAGCATGTGATCATTCCCGAACCTTTGCACAAAGACCGCGTCTGTCTGGGCCATCGCGGCGGCTGGTGGGCCGAGATCGAGACCCATGGCGAAATCGCCCATGGGTCAATGCCGTTTCTGGGCGATTGCGCAGTGCGCCATATGGGGGCGGTGCTGGCCGCGTTCGAAACGACGCTTTACCCCGCCATGGCCGCGCGGCGCACCGATATGCCCGTGGTGCCCGATGGCGCGCGGTCGTCCACGATGAACATCAATTCCATTCACGGCGGCCAGCCCGAATTCGCCGCAGGCGACACCAGCCTGCCCGCGCATTGCGTGCCCGACAGCTGCCGCATCATGATCGACCGCCGCTTTCTGGCCGAGGAAAGCATTGATCAGGTGCGCGGCGAGGTCACAGCCCTGCTGGAAGAGCTGAAAATGCAGCGCGACAAGTTCAGCTATGACCTGCGCGAGATCAACATGGTCCTGCCCAGCATGACCGACCGCGACGCCCCCGTGGTCCAGGTGATCGCAGATGAGATCGAAAAAGTGCTGGGCCGGCCCGCAGAATTCGTCGCCAGCCCCGGCACCTATGACCAGAAACATATCGACCGGATCGGGAAGCTGAAGAATTGCATCGCTTACGGGCCGGGCCTTTTGGAACTGGCCCATAAGCCGGATGAATATATCGGCGTCGATGACATGATCGACAGCGCGCAGGTCATGGCCGGCGGGTTGGCGATCATCACCGGCGTCACATAG
- a CDS encoding ABC transporter substrate-binding protein codes for MHHFKRLAASTAVVLCASGALAQDSITVAIQLEPPNLDPTSGAAQAIDSVLYANVFEGLTRFDADGAIIRGLAQSWDISDDGLTYTFNLAAGVTFHDGTTMDAEDVKFSLDRARAEDSTNAQKALFADIAEVTVIDPLVVQVTLSQPNGMFLFNMAWGDAVIVAPESIDSIATNPVGTGPFSFANWVQGDRLELTRNDSYWGAAPALETATFRFISDPTAAFAAVMAEDVDVFVGFPAPENLPQFAADPRFQVLNGNTEGETILAMNNQREPFDNPLVRRAVTHAIDRQAIIDGAMFGQGTPIGTHFAPHNPDYVDLLGNSQFDPALSRSLLAEAGLPDGFTTTLKLPPPSYARRGGEIIASQLREVGIETEITNLEWAQWIEEVFTNKDFGLSIVSHTEPMDINIYANPNYYFQYDNADFRALLDELNATTDPAGRSALLAQAQTIISEDYVNAYLFQLGVATVARAEITGLWVNQPTAAVDLTGVSWGN; via the coding sequence ATGCATCATTTCAAACGCCTTGCCGCTTCTACCGCCGTCGTGCTTTGCGCCTCTGGTGCGCTGGCGCAGGACAGTATCACCGTCGCGATCCAGCTGGAGCCGCCGAACCTTGACCCGACCAGCGGGGCGGCACAGGCGATTGACTCGGTGCTTTATGCAAATGTGTTCGAGGGGCTGACCCGTTTCGACGCCGATGGCGCGATCATCCGCGGTCTGGCGCAAAGCTGGGATATTTCCGATGATGGGCTGACCTATACGTTCAACCTTGCCGCTGGCGTCACCTTTCACGACGGCACCACGATGGATGCCGAGGATGTGAAATTCAGCCTTGACCGCGCCCGCGCCGAGGACAGCACCAATGCGCAAAAGGCGCTGTTCGCCGATATCGCCGAGGTCACCGTGATCGACCCGCTGGTCGTGCAGGTCACGCTGTCGCAACCCAACGGCATGTTCCTGTTCAACATGGCCTGGGGCGATGCCGTGATCGTGGCACCTGAAAGCATCGACAGCATCGCGACCAACCCAGTGGGCACGGGGCCTTTCAGCTTTGCCAATTGGGTGCAGGGTGACCGGCTGGAACTGACCCGCAACGACAGCTATTGGGGTGCCGCCCCCGCGCTGGAAACCGCGACCTTCCGCTTTATCTCGGACCCGACCGCCGCCTTTGCCGCCGTGATGGCCGAGGATGTGGATGTTTTCGTAGGCTTCCCCGCCCCTGAAAACCTGCCGCAATTTGCGGCTGATCCGCGCTTTCAAGTGCTGAACGGCAATACCGAGGGCGAAACCATTCTGGCGATGAACAACCAGCGCGAACCTTTCGACAACCCGCTGGTGCGCCGCGCTGTCACCCATGCCATCGACCGTCAGGCGATCATTGATGGCGCGATGTTCGGGCAGGGCACGCCCATCGGCACGCATTTCGCGCCGCATAACCCCGATTACGTCGATCTGTTGGGCAATTCGCAATTCGACCCCGCCTTGTCGCGGTCCTTGCTGGCTGAGGCCGGTTTGCCGGATGGGTTCACCACGACGCTGAAACTGCCGCCGCCGTCCTATGCCCGTCGCGGCGGTGAAATCATCGCCAGCCAGCTGCGCGAAGTCGGGATCGAGACCGAGATCACCAACCTCGAATGGGCGCAATGGATCGAGGAAGTCTTTACCAACAAGGATTTCGGCCTGAGCATCGTCAGCCATACCGAGCCGATGGATATCAACATCTATGCCAACCCCAATTATTATTTCCAGTACGACAACGCCGATTTCCGCGCCCTGCTGGACGAATTGAACGCCACGACCGACCCCGCAGGCCGGTCGGCCCTGCTGGCCCAGGCGCAGACGATCATTTCCGAGGATTACGTCAACGCCTATCTGTTCCAGCTGGGTGTCGCCACCGTTGCGCGGGCCGAGATTACAGGCCTTTGGGTCAACCAGCCGACCGCTGCGGTCGATCTGACGGGCGTCTCCTGGGGGAATTGA
- a CDS encoding SDR family oxidoreductase: MRLTGKTALVTGAGSGFGAGIARKFAAEGAQVWCADINGAAAEQIAAELGGRAITCDVGRADSVSDMADIVLAAGPLDILVNNAGITHLPSAMEDVTEDDFDRLFRVNMKSVYLTARAFVPQFKQSGKGAILNVASTAGVSPRPRLNWYNASKGWMITATKTMAVELAPHGIRVNAINPVAGETPLLASFMGEDTPEIRAKFLATIPLGRFSTPEDMGNAACFLCSDEASMITGIAMEVDGGRCI; this comes from the coding sequence ATGAGACTGACAGGCAAGACAGCTTTGGTGACAGGGGCCGGATCGGGCTTTGGCGCGGGTATCGCGCGCAAATTCGCAGCCGAAGGGGCGCAGGTCTGGTGTGCCGATATTAACGGCGCGGCGGCAGAACAGATCGCGGCAGAACTGGGTGGCAGGGCGATCACTTGTGACGTGGGCCGCGCGGATTCAGTCTCTGACATGGCGGACATCGTGTTAGCCGCCGGGCCGCTGGATATTCTGGTGAACAATGCAGGCATCACGCATCTGCCCAGCGCGATGGAGGATGTGACAGAGGATGATTTCGACCGCCTGTTCCGGGTGAATATGAAATCGGTCTATCTGACAGCGCGTGCTTTCGTGCCGCAGTTCAAGCAATCAGGCAAAGGCGCGATCCTGAACGTGGCCTCGACTGCGGGCGTGTCGCCGCGCCCAAGGCTGAACTGGTATAATGCGTCGAAAGGCTGGATGATCACCGCGACCAAGACGATGGCGGTCGAACTGGCACCCCATGGCATCCGCGTCAATGCCATCAATCCGGTGGCGGGGGAAACGCCCTTGCTGGCATCTTTCATGGGCGAGGATACGCCCGAGATCCGCGCCAAGTTTCTGGCGACGATCCCCTTGGGCCGCTTTTCCACGCCCGAGGATATGGGCAATGCCGCCTGTTTCCTCTGCTCGGACGAGGCCAGCATGATCACAGGCATCGCAATGGAGGTGGACGGTGGACGCTGCATATAA
- a CDS encoding aldehyde dehydrogenase family protein, with the protein MPLTPFDIPPASQLIGGAWIRGETTIQVTDPSTGQQLTQIARGTAADIDAAVQAAHAARAGDWGRMTALERGRILTRIGQAVLDHTETLAQIEARDVGKPLTQARADAVALARYIEFYGGAADKIMGETIPYLDGYTVYTLREPHGVTGHIIPWNYPMQIIGRSVGAALAMGNACVLKPAEDACLTALAFAAIAQAAGLPAGALNVVTGLGAEAGAALASHPDVQHLSFTGSVRTGAAIQTAAAQNVIPVTLELGGKSPQIVFDDADLDRALPFLVNAGIQNAGQTCSASSRILVQRGVYDQVRDRMAAAYRALQVGPALDDLHLGPLISARQKDIVAGFIAKGADLAIAAQGQIVTDAAGHYIAPVLFADVPADHILAQEEIFGPVQVLIPFADEAEALSIANGTAFGLVASVWTRDGGRQMRLAKALDAGQVFINNYGAGGGVELPFGGVGKSGHGREKGFEALYGFSTLKTVAAWHG; encoded by the coding sequence ATGCCGCTGACGCCCTTTGACATCCCCCCCGCCAGCCAGTTGATCGGCGGGGCCTGGATTCGTGGCGAGACCACGATCCAGGTCACGGACCCATCGACAGGCCAGCAGCTGACGCAGATCGCGCGCGGCACAGCGGCAGATATCGACGCCGCCGTGCAGGCCGCCCATGCCGCCCGCGCCGGTGACTGGGGCCGGATGACCGCGCTTGAGCGGGGCCGCATCCTGACGCGCATCGGCCAGGCGGTGCTGGACCATACCGAGACGCTGGCCCAGATCGAGGCGCGCGATGTCGGCAAACCCCTGACCCAAGCGCGCGCCGATGCGGTGGCTTTGGCGCGCTATATTGAATTTTACGGCGGCGCCGCCGACAAGATCATGGGCGAGACCATCCCCTATCTGGACGGCTATACCGTCTATACTCTGCGCGAACCGCATGGGGTGACCGGCCATATCATCCCGTGGAATTATCCGATGCAGATCATCGGGCGATCCGTGGGGGCGGCGCTGGCGATGGGCAATGCCTGCGTGCTGAAACCCGCCGAAGATGCCTGCCTGACAGCCCTTGCCTTTGCCGCCATCGCCCAAGCGGCGGGCCTGCCAGCGGGGGCGCTGAATGTCGTGACCGGATTAGGGGCCGAGGCGGGGGCCGCCCTTGCCAGCCATCCGGACGTGCAGCATCTGTCCTTTACCGGATCGGTCCGCACGGGTGCCGCGATCCAGACGGCAGCGGCGCAAAATGTCATCCCCGTCACGCTGGAACTGGGCGGCAAATCGCCCCAGATCGTATTCGACGATGCCGATCTGGACCGCGCGCTGCCATTTCTGGTGAATGCAGGCATCCAGAACGCGGGCCAGACCTGTTCGGCGTCCAGCCGCATTCTGGTGCAGCGCGGCGTCTATGATCAGGTCCGCGACCGGATGGCCGCAGCTTACCGTGCCTTGCAGGTCGGGCCGGCGCTGGATGATCTGCACCTTGGGCCGCTGATCTCTGCCCGGCAAAAGGACATCGTGGCGGGGTTCATCGCCAAAGGGGCCGATCTGGCCATCGCCGCACAGGGCCAGATCGTGACCGATGCGGCGGGCCATTACATAGCGCCCGTGCTTTTCGCCGATGTGCCCGCCGATCATATATTGGCGCAAGAGGAAATCTTTGGCCCCGTGCAGGTGCTGATCCCCTTCGCGGACGAGGCCGAGGCGTTATCAATCGCCAATGGCACCGCCTTTGGGCTGGTCGCATCGGTCTGGACCCGCGACGGGGGCCGCCAGATGCGGCTGGCCAAGGCGCTGGACGCAGGGCAGGTCTTCATCAACAATTACGGCGCAGGCGGCGGGGTGGAATTACCCTTTGGCGGTGTCGGCAAATCGGGGCATGGCCGCGAAAAGGGGTTCGAGGCGCTTTATGGCTTTTCGACCCTGAAAACCGTCGCTGCATGGCATGGGTAA
- a CDS encoding class I SAM-dependent methyltransferase — translation MLKKTLGRVHDRLVFNRRVRVLVDQIGALVPAAAQMLDVGTGDGQIARMIGEKQAGAQVQGIDVMLRAKTHIPVTLFDGTTIPFADNSVDVVTFVDVLHHTADPQRLISEAARIARHAVIIKDHLSENWLDHATLRLMDWVGNAPHGVVLPYNYAPRQDWDRWFATAGLATDVFDSAIPLYPTPASWVFGRQLHFIARLVPAS, via the coding sequence GCGCGTGCGGGTTCTGGTGGATCAGATCGGCGCATTGGTCCCTGCCGCAGCACAGATGCTGGATGTCGGCACCGGCGATGGACAGATCGCCAGGATGATCGGTGAAAAGCAGGCAGGCGCGCAGGTGCAAGGCATCGACGTCATGCTGCGCGCCAAGACGCATATCCCCGTGACCTTGTTTGATGGCACCACGATTCCCTTTGCCGACAACAGCGTCGATGTCGTCACCTTCGTCGATGTGCTGCACCATACCGCCGACCCGCAGCGCCTGATCTCAGAGGCCGCGCGCATCGCCCGCCACGCGGTTATCATCAAGGATCACCTTAGCGAAAATTGGCTGGATCACGCGACCTTGCGCCTGATGGATTGGGTCGGCAATGCGCCCCATGGCGTGGTGCTGCCCTATAATTACGCGCCGCGCCAAGATTGGGACCGCTGGTTTGCCACGGCGGGGCTTGCCACCGATGTCTTTGACAGCGCGATCCCGCTATATCCGACCCCCGCATCCTGGGTCTTTGGCCGCCAGCTGCATTTCATCGCCCGTCTGGTGCCTGCGTCCTGA
- a CDS encoding GtrA family protein, with translation MMAFVRFVLVGGSFSLGYAVITAGLIRVAAAPPLAISVGVYLICIPAAFWAQRHIAFRADRQAKGALWIYAATQIGSLAVISAITTRFVTRVFWWDMLLFVATAGVAAVASFLICRYILFRTQAPDGR, from the coding sequence ATGATGGCCTTTGTGCGCTTTGTGCTGGTCGGGGGCAGTTTCAGCCTTGGCTATGCGGTGATCACCGCCGGCTTGATCCGCGTCGCGGCAGCCCCGCCGCTGGCGATCTCTGTCGGTGTCTATCTGATCTGCATTCCCGCCGCCTTCTGGGCGCAGCGGCATATCGCGTTTCGGGCCGACCGGCAGGCCAAGGGCGCGCTGTGGATTTATGCCGCGACGCAGATCGGCAGTCTGGCGGTCATATCCGCCATCACGACGCGTTTTGTCACGCGGGTGTTCTGGTGGGATATGCTGCTGTTTGTGGCAACGGCGGGCGTGGCGGCGGTGGCAAGCTTTCTGATCTGCCGCTACATCCTGTTCAGGACGCAGGCACCAGACGGGCGATGA
- a CDS encoding glycosyltransferase family 2 protein, with product MTELTILMPCLNEAETLETCIVKAKGYLDRAGIAGEVLIADNGSNDGSQDIARRCGARVIAVPVKGYGAALIAGIAAAKGRFVIMGDSDDSYDFANLDPFVAALRDGADLVMGNRFRGGIAPKAMPPLHRYLGNPVLSTIGRVFFRTPVGDFHCGLRGFNRDAIIGLHLNTPGMEFASEMVIKATLSGLDIREVPTTLQPDGRSRPPHLRSWRDGWLHLKLLMTFAPYWLFYYPGLVLFGLGSAGFLALLFGPVTIGGVSFDVATLILSAGLVLTGFQMICFYALSRIFAVRFALLPSSARFERCKSRLSVDNACIAGGSLLLLAIFATLSGVFSWGATGFGDLDASRIVRPAALAVVAASLGVQIITTGFLAAMLQQQINPEQMPQPLQEDSA from the coding sequence ATGACCGAGCTGACCATTCTGATGCCCTGCCTGAACGAGGCCGAGACGCTGGAAACCTGCATCGTCAAGGCCAAGGGCTATCTTGACCGCGCGGGTATCGCGGGCGAGGTGCTGATCGCGGATAACGGATCAAATGACGGCAGTCAGGACATCGCCCGCCGCTGTGGCGCGCGCGTGATCGCTGTGCCCGTCAAAGGCTATGGTGCGGCGCTGATCGCGGGCATCGCCGCGGCCAAGGGTCGGTTCGTGATCATGGGCGACAGCGACGACAGCTATGATTTCGCCAATCTTGATCCTTTCGTCGCCGCCTTGCGCGATGGGGCCGATCTGGTGATGGGCAATAGGTTTCGCGGCGGGATCGCGCCCAAGGCCATGCCGCCGCTGCACCGCTATCTGGGCAATCCGGTACTCTCCACGATCGGGCGGGTCTTTTTCCGGACACCGGTCGGGGATTTCCATTGCGGGCTGCGCGGGTTCAACCGTGATGCGATCATCGGCCTGCATCTGAACACGCCCGGCATGGAATTCGCGTCTGAGATGGTGATCAAAGCCACCTTGTCGGGTCTGGACATCCGCGAGGTTCCGACCACGCTGCAACCTGATGGCCGGTCGCGCCCGCCGCATCTGCGCAGCTGGCGCGATGGCTGGCTGCATCTGAAACTGCTGATGACCTTCGCGCCCTATTGGCTGTTCTATTACCCCGGTCTGGTCCTGTTCGGGCTGGGCAGCGCCGGTTTTCTGGCGCTGCTGTTCGGGCCTGTGACCATCGGGGGCGTCAGTTTCGATGTGGCGACGCTGATCCTGTCTGCGGGGCTGGTGCTGACGGGGTTCCAGATGATCTGCTTTTATGCGTTGTCGCGGATTTTCGCCGTGCGTTTCGCGCTCTTGCCCAGCTCTGCCCGGTTCGAGCGGTGCAAATCCCGCCTGTCCGTGGACAATGCCTGTATCGCGGGCGGCAGCCTGCTATTGCTGGCCATCTTCGCCACGCTGTCAGGGGTGTTCAGCTGGGGCGCGACAGGTTTCGGCGATCTGGACGCCAGCCGCATCGTGCGGCCAGCAGCGCTTGCCGTGGTCGCGGCATCGCTGGGGGTGCAGATCATCACCACGGGATTTCTGGCCGCCATGCTGCAACAACAAATCAACCCAGAGCAGATGCCGCAGCCCTTGCAGGAGGACAGCGCTTGA
- a CDS encoding ABC transporter permease yields MSRNLIIGAGLTAFFTGLAALSFLWTPYNIEALDIPNRLLPPGGAHLLGTDHFGRDILSMIMMGARTSIAVALVAVGIGMGLGVPLGLWAAARRGSLLDDLIMRGNDLVFAFPSLVIAILITAVFGPSAINAIIAIGIFNIPVFARLTRGAALPLWERDFILAARVSGKGTARISAEHILPNIANLMIVQGTIQFSLGILAEAALSYIGLGAQPPTASWGRMLADAQTLVSIAPHVALIPGFAILLTVLGLNLLGDGLRDWLDPRLRVVRT; encoded by the coding sequence ATGTCGCGCAACCTGATCATCGGCGCGGGCCTGACCGCGTTTTTCACCGGGCTGGCGGCGCTGTCCTTTCTCTGGACCCCCTATAATATAGAGGCGTTGGACATCCCCAACCGCCTGCTGCCCCCCGGCGGCGCGCATCTGCTGGGCACCGACCATTTCGGCCGCGATATCCTGTCGATGATCATGATGGGGGCGCGGACCTCGATTGCCGTGGCGCTGGTGGCTGTAGGCATCGGGATGGGGCTTGGGGTGCCGCTGGGTCTCTGGGCTGCGGCGCGGCGGGGGTCGCTGCTGGATGATCTGATCATGCGCGGCAATGATCTGGTCTTTGCCTTTCCCTCGCTGGTGATCGCGATCCTGATCACGGCCGTTTTCGGCCCCTCTGCCATCAACGCGATCATCGCCATCGGGATTTTCAATATCCCCGTTTTCGCGCGGCTGACGCGGGGCGCGGCCCTGCCGTTGTGGGAACGTGATTTCATCCTTGCCGCCCGCGTCAGTGGCAAGGGTACGGCGCGGATATCAGCCGAACATATCCTGCCCAATATCGCCAATCTGATGATCGTGCAGGGGACGATCCAATTCAGTCTGGGGATTTTGGCCGAGGCTGCTTTGTCCTATATCGGCCTTGGCGCGCAGCCGCCGACGGCCAGTTGGGGGCGGATGCTGGCGGATGCGCAGACCTTGGTCAGTATCGCGCCGCATGTGGCGCTGATCCCCGGTTTCGCGATCCTGCTGACGGTGCTGGGGCTGAACCTTTTGGGCGACGGGCTGCGCGATTGGCTTGATCCGCGACTGCGCGTGGTGCGGACATGA
- a CDS encoding ABC transporter permease, which translates to MIRFALGRLASLVISLITASVVIFAVVEVIPGDPAAFMLGVNARPDTIAALRAEMGLDEPLVARYAAWVGGMVQGDFGTSWTYKTPVATLIADRIWVSLPLAIYALALSTLVAFPAGIYAASRRGGAGDTAIMGATQLGVAIPNFWFAMILVLIFAINLRWFSAGGFPGWADPLAAIKALTLPAIALALPQAAILARVMRSSLLDMLGEDFIRTARAKGLTRRQALWRHALRNALIPVLTIIGLQFSFLLAGAIIIEQVFFLPGLGRLIFQAISARDLIVVESVVMLLVFTVIMVNFIVDLTYAAVDPRLRARS; encoded by the coding sequence ATGATCCGCTTTGCCCTCGGGCGGCTGGCGTCGCTGGTGATCAGCCTGATCACGGCCTCTGTCGTGATCTTCGCGGTCGTCGAAGTGATCCCCGGCGATCCGGCGGCCTTTATGCTGGGCGTGAATGCGCGGCCGGATACAATCGCCGCCCTGCGCGCCGAGATGGGGCTGGATGAACCGCTGGTCGCGCGCTATGCGGCCTGGGTCGGCGGCATGGTGCAGGGCGATTTTGGCACCTCGTGGACCTATAAAACACCCGTGGCGACGCTGATCGCGGACCGGATCTGGGTGTCGCTGCCGCTGGCGATCTATGCGCTGGCCTTGTCCACATTGGTGGCCTTTCCCGCAGGTATCTATGCCGCCAGCCGCAGGGGTGGCGCAGGCGATACGGCGATCATGGGAGCGACACAATTGGGCGTGGCGATCCCGAATTTCTGGTTCGCGATGATCCTTGTGCTGATCTTTGCCATCAACCTGCGCTGGTTTTCGGCAGGCGGCTTTCCGGGCTGGGCCGATCCACTGGCCGCGATCAAGGCGCTGACCCTGCCCGCCATCGCGCTGGCCCTGCCGCAAGCGGCGATCCTTGCGCGGGTGATGCGGTCATCACTTCTGGATATGCTGGGCGAGGATTTCATCCGCACCGCGCGTGCCAAGGGGCTGACCCGCCGGCAAGCGCTCTGGCGGCACGCTTTGCGCAATGCGCTGATCCCGGTGCTGACAATCATCGGCTTGCAGTTTTCGTTCCTGCTGGCGGGGGCGATCATCATCGAACAAGTGTTCTTTCTGCCCGGGTTGGGGCGGCTGATCTTTCAGGCGATCAGCGCGCGTGACCTGATCGTGGTGGAAAGCGTGGTGATGCTGCTGGTCTTCACCGTGATCATGGTCAATTTCATTGTCGATCTGACCTATGCCGCCGTCGACCCCCGCTTGCGGGCGCGCAGCTGA
- a CDS encoding ABC transporter ATP-binding protein, translating into MSLLSIRDLSVQINGTRVLQGIDLDMAPGQITAITGESGSGKSMTALAIMGLLPQGAQAQGQILLDGTDIVQTPEAALCRMRGNAMGMVFQEPMTALNPVQTIGAQVAETILIHENTTKAQAQARAAAMLERVGLKVAPTRYPHELSGGQRQRVVIAMAIAMRPKLLIADEPTTALDVTTQARILDLLQGLVAEFGMGLLLITHDLAVVADVADRIAVMQHGRIVEQGATHDLLGTMRHPYTRALFAASTHAVDLPAVQSDAPLLAVRNVMRDYPTKRLSLFGPPARFRALDDVSLTINRGERLGLVGESGCGKSTLTKAILGLEPVQAGQITLDGAPVSQGDHALRRKMQVVFQDPYGSFNPRHRVDRLITEPFHLLDNPPKGEDRANTIAKALADVGLPPDAAGKYIHEFSGGQRQRLAIARALIVEPDLIIFDEAVSALDVSVRAQVLDLIADLCRKRPLAYLFISHDLSVVRSITDRVLVMQAGKIVESGVTETVFAAPQHPYTQSLIAAAPQLPELAHAADAL; encoded by the coding sequence ATGAGCTTGCTTTCGATCAGGGACCTGTCGGTGCAGATCAATGGCACCCGCGTCTTGCAGGGCATCGATCTGGATATGGCCCCCGGCCAGATCACCGCGATCACCGGCGAGAGCGGGTCTGGCAAATCCATGACCGCGCTGGCGATCATGGGGCTGTTGCCGCAAGGCGCACAGGCGCAGGGGCAAATCCTGCTGGATGGCACCGATATCGTGCAAACCCCCGAAGCCGCGCTGTGCCGGATGCGCGGCAATGCGATGGGCATGGTGTTTCAAGAACCGATGACCGCGCTGAACCCTGTGCAGACCATCGGCGCGCAGGTGGCGGAAACGATCTTGATCCACGAAAATACGACCAAGGCGCAGGCCCAAGCCCGCGCCGCCGCCATGCTGGAACGGGTCGGGCTCAAGGTCGCGCCAACGCGTTACCCGCATGAATTATCCGGCGGGCAACGCCAGCGTGTCGTCATCGCGATGGCGATCGCCATGCGGCCCAAGCTGCTGATCGCGGATGAACCGACTACGGCTCTCGATGTGACGACGCAGGCCCGCATTCTGGACCTGCTGCAAGGGCTGGTGGCGGAATTCGGCATGGGGCTGCTGCTGATCACCCATGATCTGGCCGTGGTGGCCGATGTCGCCGACCGGATCGCCGTGATGCAACACGGGCGCATCGTCGAACAAGGCGCAACCCACGACCTTCTGGGCACCATGCGCCATCCCTATACGCGAGCGCTGTTTGCCGCCTCGACCCATGCGGTGGACCTGCCCGCGGTGCAGAGCGACGCGCCCTTGCTGGCGGTGCGCAATGTGATGCGCGATTACCCGACCAAGCGGCTGTCGCTCTTTGGCCCGCCTGCGCGCTTTCGGGCGCTGGACGATGTATCGCTGACCATCAACCGGGGCGAACGGCTGGGGCTGGTCGGCGAAAGCGGCTGTGGAAAATCGACCCTGACAAAGGCGATCTTGGGGTTGGAACCGGTGCAAGCCGGGCAGATCACGCTGGATGGCGCGCCGGTATCGCAAGGCGACCATGCCCTGCGCCGCAAGATGCAGGTGGTGTTTCAAGACCCCTACGGCAGCTTCAATCCCCGTCACCGCGTCGACCGGTTGATCACCGAACCCTTCCATCTGCTGGACAACCCGCCCAAAGGCGAGGACCGCGCCAATACCATCGCCAAGGCGCTGGCCGATGTCGGCCTGCCCCCCGATGCGGCGGGAAAATATATCCATGAATTTTCCGGCGGCCAGCGCCAGCGCCTTGCCATCGCGCGCGCGCTGATCGTGGAACCCGATCTGATCATCTTTGACGAGGCGGTCTCGGCGCTCGATGTCTCGGTGCGCGCCCAGGTGCTGGACCTGATCGCCGATCTGTGCCGCAAGCGGCCCTTGGCCTATCTGTTCATCAGCCATGACCTGAGCGTCGTGCGCAGCATCACCGACCGCGTGCTGGTGATGCAGGCCGGAAAAATCGTTGAATCCGGTGTAACAGAGACTGTTTTTGCCGCGCCGCAACATCCCTATACCCAATCGCTGATCGCCGCCGCCCCCCAATTGCCGGAGCTTGCCCATGCCGCTGACGCCCTTTGA